Part of the Anguilla rostrata isolate EN2019 chromosome 10, ASM1855537v3, whole genome shotgun sequence genome, AGTTTCCGATGTGCAGGCCACTGCTCAGTAATATTTCGTGTTTAAAATTTTCATGTAAAGACATTGCTTGTCGTTTTGGCTACAATTCCAGATTTCTGGATTTTGAAGGATAAAATTAGGTCTTGTCGAATTTTCCTAATTCTTGTTTTTCTGCAAAGTGTCTTCGTTGCTGTGCCTCCACATAGTGCTATAGGAGTGAATCAAACTGAATCAAACTGTTCCCTAACTGCCATTGCACATCAAGACTTGAAGAGAAAGTTGAATATTTTGGCAAGGCCAAGGTAAGCTGGATCATTcgatattacaaaaaaatattctggTATCAAGGAGTGAGGGAATAAATTTATCAGTGTGTCATTTTCTTCTAGCagttataaaatgtttttcttcttcagtggtTTAAATCTGGAAGACAATAAATTGGATGGACCACTGCTTCAAATACTTTTTGCAAACAATGACATCTCAAAGTAAGTATTATCTGTCTCATTTGTTTCAGAATACTGGGCTGAGGTTCTAAATCTAATTCTTTTGCAAAAGCTGAGCAATATTCTGCTCTTGACTGAagccttttttctattttttgtgcCAGGCAGTGCCGGCAGGAGATTGAGGACTGCATCTATGGCCTTGTTCAGAAGCACATGCTGCagcagaaacaggaaacggAGAAATCTTCCTTCCATCTCAAACCCCAGGTATGCCTTTGACTCACTACTCCTCATTTCAGGTTTTAGAACTCACAAGCTAAATCGTAATATTAATGTGTTCATAACTGACGTGGAATGCTTGTGTCTTGTATGAGTTATTGGTTATTGTATGACAGAAAGATTGTGTACTTGTCTGCTTCCTTACCTTGTAGCCTTCAAGTTTTGTTTTGGAGGAAGACCATAAAGTGAAGATTTCAGACCCGATCAAAAAGATCAGAGATGCCTTCAGTGTAAGTCTGTAGTTACATTGCTACCATTACAGTTTAGAGACAAGACTGCATGGATGAGTCGGTTATACATCACAATCCAAAAGCCATTTCCTGTCCTGGAGGAACGTGGTGGTTAATGGGGTCCTGTTGCTCTTCCTGCAGATGGTTGGGAGTGTGCTCTATTTCACCAGCTTCTGCCTGGACAGGCTGGGACAGCCCCTGCTGAACGAAAACCCTCAGCTGACTGATGGATGGGAGGTTCCCAAGTATCCTTCGgccactgagcatgctcagagcgtGGACCTGCTgccacacgcacgtgcacggtTCTCGGCCGTGCACGGAAGCGGTCTTGAGCAGCATTATGCAGCTTTGCAGCGtcaggtctgtgtgtttgacagcGGCGAGACTGGACTCTGCTTGTGTTGCCCTTCCTCAGGGCTTTGAGTCTGATGCCGCCTGCTCGTAGTTCACCTAGAGGCAGGCCATGTTAATGAATTCCCCCACCGACCCGTCATCAGAGAGCTTCCTGAATCCGTGTTGCTAAGATACCAGCAGGTCTTTTGCCAGGTTGTTGCAGCGGAGGGACAGGACCTGCAAATGAAGGATAATAAAAGGTGCTCTACTTTAATCCTTAACCTTACTGGTGTTCTTTGCTTCCTTAGGGATGTGATTTAAATATCCTAAATATCTCTGTGCCCACTTGTACTTATTTGGCTTTGTTCCTGAACATTCTTCTGTCAGTTGTCAGAGAGTGCAGATTGCTCTTAGTGGTTGGGACATTTGGTGTTAAAATCTGTCCTTGTTTTGGTGACATTTCTCTACTCTCTGACCTCGCTGACAGACCAAAGCCGTGCTGCTTCAACTGTGGTGCTGAGGATCATCAGCTGAGGGACTGCCCCAAGGtaactgccattttttaaacGTGCTGGACAGCGATGGGCTTCCTGCACACAACCAGAGTGTGTGATTGGCCGGTTTTGAGCCCAGGAGCTGAGAATCGCTCGCATGCGTACAGTGTCTTTAATCTGAGAGATACAGGCTTGGAAGGCCACAGCCAatgggctgctgctgttgctttttAACTGAACTCGACTCAGACTAAACGTGTGAACTCAAGATAACGGAATGTAGCCCTGTGTTCACTTCAAAATGTTATGGTACTCTCCTTTTATATTATTTAGTTAGCCTCTTGtagtaaaatatattcacaagTAAACTTGAATTGAAACTTGGAGTGAAATGGGCGTCTGAAGTGTTTAGTGGAGGGGGTGAAAGGACCGTTTGGGTTTTCAGCCCAAAGACATGGCCCGTATCAACGAGAAGAGGAAGGAGTTTTCTGGTGGCAACAATCAAAGCAACCAGCGGTACCATGCAGAAGAGGTGGAGGAGCGGTTTGGGAAGTATAAACCAGGAATAGTAAGGTAAGGCAGAGTcactaatattattattattattattattattattaataaagcaGTTCACTTATCAGCACACCAGTGATGCCAATGCTTAATGTTGTAACTAAAcacagtggccactttattaggtacatctCTAGTACTGGCTAGGTATGTACTCAGGAAGgggctggaaacattccttttggggggggggggacccggggGGCCTGCTCCTGACTCTCCTCTCGTTTCCATACGCAGTGAGGAGCTGCTGGGGGCGCTGGGGGTGACGGagcacaccctcccccccttcatCTACCGCATGCGGCAGCTAGGCTACCCGCCCGGCTGGCtgaaggaggcggagcttgaGAGCTCGGGCCTGGCGCTGTACGACGGAAAGGGTGAGGCCCGTTTCACCCGAACCGGGGGGGTGTCTGGTCTTATCCCAAAAGGGCCTAACGGGTTAAAAGAAAATTCTATtaacttgaaataaaataaaatttgatggTTTTTCCTGTTAAGTGTCAAGTGATGGAGAAATCGCTGAGGACGACAATTACCAGAGTCATAAAATCTCGTACGACGTCTCCAAGCTTGTGAACTTCCCAGGATTTAACGTTTCCACACCTGCTGATATCACTGACGTAAGTGTCTGTCTGTTGGTTGGTTTCTGATCGACAAGGCGGCTGCACATCTGTAGCTGTTCGAGAGCCTATATGCACTGAACGTTGGTTTATAACTCTGGCTAAATATTCCTCtttatgatttttatgtttgtgttttgtaggATTGGAGATTGTACGGGTCTGTCCCAATGCAAGCGGAACACATGAAGAAGAACTTTGCAGCTTACCTCTCCACCAATTACCCGATGGTAGATATCACCTCTCCCAGGAGCCAGATCTGCTTCGCTCCACTGCACCGTCACTTTGTATTTCAAAGCTACACACTGAGCATTTCTCCTGTTCACTAACAGCCGGGTTCCAACTGCAACAAACGGGCACACGAGTCGGACTCCACCCCCCGGCAGACGAAGAAAAGGCGGTCCGATGTTAACAGCTCCAGGTGCTCGGACATGGACGTTGATTCAGGTAGACGACGCCTTTCTCCTTGAGCTTGTAGGTGCAGTATGAACACGGAAATAAATTCAGTTTGCACAGACTGAGGCACGAAACGCACCGTACATATAGCTAAAGAACGCCTGTGGAGTTTACACATTCAGTAATGCGTTTTGTAAAGAACTGGGAAGAGCAGAGTGAAATGTCGCTTGCTGATGTGAGGTAAGTTCAGTGCTTGGATTCTGGAGGAAGTTTGGCTCCCCAGTAATCTGGGATGcctcctgcgtgtgtgtttgtgtgtgtgaccctgtgtgtgtgtgtgtgtgtgtgtgtgtgtgtgtgtgtgtgtgtgtgtgtgtgtgtacctttaCATACCCTTCAGGCTCAGAAACTCCGCGGAGTTCCCGCAGCTCGGACAGCTTCCAgttccagccccccctcccccccggttCCCCCTCCTTCGGGTcacctccccccctgccccgggGCACGCCtccggccacgcccaccccgccccctctgcccaAGGACACGCCCCCTTCCACGCCAGCCAACGGCTCGCCCGCGCTGCGTGGGCGGGGCTgcgaggaggtgggggaggaggacgCGCTgaccctggaggagctggaggagcagcagcggcTGATCTGGGAGGCGCTGGAGAACGCCGACACGGCGACCAATAGCGACTCGGAGACGCCGGCCGTCGGCACGCCCATCATCAGCTCCTCGGGAgcctccagccccgcccacatcgaCACCGAGAccgaggtggaggaggaggaggaggcggccaAGGGGGACGAGGAAGCGatgaagcaggaggaggaggcaacCAAGGGGGACGAGGAAgcgatggaggaggaggaggcgatgaaggtggaggaggaggcgaaggtgggggtggaggaggaagaggaggaagaaggggtGGAGAAATCTGAGAGGTCTGAAGAGACTTCCTCCAGAAACGATGAAGGGCGGTGTGTGTTGGCTGGAGAAGGCCGagctgaggatgaggaggacgaGGTCAAGGTCGTGGGAGAGGTCACAGGCGAACCGGAGCCCCCGCAGGCATCGGAAAATGCAAGCGCCCCCGGGCCCGTCTGCCGGGACTCTAAGACCGAGACCCCCCCTGGAGAGGCCGGGAAGGTGGCCTCTGTCCCGCACAGGAGCAGGTTCGCCGCGGGCATCATCCCCTTCGAAGACACGCCCGAGTACAAGGACGTGGCTGAGGCCACCGGAGTCTACCTCAGGATCCGAGATCTGCTCAAGTTCTCACCGCGGAATCAGGCCAAGAACAAGAAGTGAAGCCACGGGCACGACCGGGCAGGACACCCTGAGAGCTGTCgctgcaggaaaacaaaaacaaacaaaaaaacctgtttctTTTAAACAAGCTTGTTGcttcaaaacactttttaattGGTCTCTCAGAAAATGGGAGAACACCCAGAAATCCAGACCTTTgtaaaaaaattcctttttaatttccttctcttttgggggggtggggggtggctacaagaattttttttctgtgtacagGTTAGCTGTTTTGTGGTTGGTTTGTAAGAAATGTCGAAGGTCTTAAAAACTGAGGCTTTCTTTCAGAACCTGACTGCTCCGAGATGTGGTTGgtgcctgttttgtttttattacacaGAAAACGATTGCAGTTTTGTAGAGTATTATTGGTGTTTTAGATGTTTAGATTttataaggttttttttccttgtctttttttcatgaTAAATTTCTATTCCCAGGGATTTTTATGACGTGGTCCATCCGGTCTCTGTGACTTTCAGACGGCACTTTGAggatgtattttaaatatgcgCATTCAtcccactcttttttttttttattgaatgcaaaGTGAAATTAATACAAACAGgatttctactttttttttttactttaacattCAGTGTACTTCTGGTATGGCTCCACTCCGTCATTCGTAACCTGTACAACATATGAAATCAACTACATTACAATAACTTACTGTGCTCGTAATACTACTGCGTGGGCATTTTTAATGAGGTGTCACGTTAAAGCTGACATTACTTCACGTAGACACCAGGGGGCAGAAAAAGGGCTTTCGTGCAGTAAATGAATGCAACAAGCAATTCAtcttaattactttttaaacaaCCTGGCTGTTTCTCATCTGTTGAGGTGCAATACAGACATACTTCCTTTTCCTCTCCAATGAATTCAAGAAGGGATGTTTTAACTTTGCAGTTTTAACATATCTGCTTTTGTCATTGCGAATCCTGacaattaaaatggcaaattgTAGGATGGAGTGGCTAAACTGGGaactgtggttttttttttttgttttgttttgtttccccatttttttctttttttaaagtctcttttaaaaaaaatccctttcagCCTGCTTTACCTCTCTAAGTCCCCTGGAACACCCAtgtaagtggtgtgtgtgcccagtgAAATCACAGCTTGAAATACCCAGTGATGTGGCCGCATGACACCCTCATGCATGGCCTCTGTGCAGAAGCGGAGCAGGGCTGCTTCTGTTGTGCGAAGCACGGGCAAAGAAAAGCCAATGATCGCACCGCAACGTGAGATTCATCTCAGAGTTTGCATGGATGGATTCAGAAACCATCTGGTACTCTGCATAATTTTGTCTAACCCAACTACCAGGGGCACCAGACACCCAGCATGACAGACAGTCTCCATGGtgacagaggaggagggaacTACGGCAGCAGAATTTCTGTTTCCGTGACGGTGTGCTTACAGCGTTCTCCGTGTGCACAGCAAAAGCATCTGTGGCGTTTTCCTCTAAATGACAGGTAGCAGGAGGTGTGTACTGcacctttgaaaaaaaacaaactgacttACGTTTTTCATGTAGATCCCCTCTCCCTTTGAGAAAACAACTCAAGATTCTGGTCCTCAATAGCGCATATTCATACAACACATAATATCAGCGTACAGCCCTCAGCATTCTTACTTGCATGACTATATTTCATGTAATTATGTTATGATCGCGGTTAGACAAATGCTTTAAAACaggataaaaatgatttttaaaaaaatattgcatatttcaGGATCAGACCCCATGGCAAACACCTTTAATCAGTTTCGTTTGCAATGTAAAATTCTTTTCTCGACATATTTTAAGAAAACGATAGTCACGTGAAATCGACATCAATTTAATGTTCAGAATTGGTTGGGAAAGCAGGAGAGCGTTTCCCAGTAGTCTTATAAGAGCTACCTATGGCATATCGTGGGGCGCATCAGGCTAGAAACTCTCCAAGACAAAGAAATGAAAGGATCTCGCATTTAAAGTGAGTGAAGTTATCGGTTTACAGCACGGCGGAGCGAGCGAGAATACGGCACGTGGTGGTATGTGACGTCACCGCGCCGCCTGTCGGCCTCGCGGAGAGCGTGAAGGCGTTGGGAGCGAGCGCGAGCCGAGCGTAACCTGCAGGGAGGGAGACGAGCTGAACCGAAATCGGAAGGTCCGCCAGAGAGACGGCGTCTGGCCTTTAAAAGAAAGCCGCTTACTAAACGAAAACATTCGAGGTAAGAGAGTTTTTATCTTATGTGGAACCGCGTCTCGCCATGTTCGATTTGAGTGTGTCTTATTCTTTTTTGAAGTAATACTGAACCGTGAAGCCGAGAAGGGGAACGAACACAGGGAGTTGCTGGCAGGATTGCTTAACCGGAGAAACTGAAAGCGCCTATTCCTCGGGCCTCCGCTAGCAAGTCAAAACAAGGGCTTTAAAGATTATAAAAGACTTGATTTTCTTAAGTATCGGAACACTGCGTTTCATTCCCCTTCACATTTACCGAAGCTGAAGAGCCTTCTACAAAGGTTAGGGCATGACATTGGAGCTGACAAGTAATGTGCACCTTTCAAGCAAGATGGCAAGCTAATGTTAAATAACTAACGTACCAAATCTGGACTGTCTTTGGTAGGTCTCCAGTACTGTCTCACAGCAGATCCCTGCAGTTTCCCTGTGTTTGTAGCTAACCTAGCTTGCTAGCGAATTATAAAAAACGCGGCAAATCGTAGGTCGTCCATGTGTCAGTGGCCGAATGACTTCCTGAACGCACAGCAAGCTAAATAACATTAGTTACTCTGTTCTGAGTAGCTGGTGAACTTGGTTAATGGCAGAGAGTTGGCgtgggtagctagctagtttttaCGACTGTGACAAAGTTAGTTAGAGCAGACCAGCCAAATCCTGTTATCTTTCCTCGTAGCAAGCTACCTGGTTGTCAATGTCTAGGGCTCGTATTTAATCGAGTATCAGACTGGCTTGCTAGTTTGTTTCATGTGGTTAAACGGTGGCACACTGTAGATTTAACGTCACCCTTTAGTAGTGAATCGTTTAGCTAGTGAGTTGATGATATACAGATGTGCCACCTCACTGCTTTGACCGGGCGCAGTCCACCAGCCCCAGAAATATCCGGCGTGTCGGTCTGACACGTGCTGGAAAAACAAAGCTGCACGCTCTCGTCTGAGCGACTTGGCGTCGTGTCAACAGATGTATTGTAGTTTTATCCCGCATGCTACGGTAATAccgttttagattttttttacacctcCGTGTTCGCTTTGTATCACCCCAGCGCGTCATTACAGCTTTTAATACGCCACTCTAAACTGGGAAACGTTGCATCATCGGGAGTAAAGTTACTACCCCGCATCTCCCTCTAATAACTCTTCAGTTGCCTCTCTACCCCTCCTCTGTCAGGCGACCCACCGGTTAGTTATAATGGACCATTTAAAGTGAAGAGATCTGTGTGTGCCGTATTTCTTTGAAGGTAATGATGTCATTGTGAGGATAGTGGTACGTATTGTAATGAAACCGTTTATTTGATAGGAAGTGTAGCCGTTGTGCTGCTCCTGGTCCTACGACGTGAAATACGGTGAAGTCGTTTTTGCACAAACTTATTAGGGCCCTGCTGTGCTTGGAAACTGTTCAGATGGCGCCAGTGTGCTTGACCAGGTTAGACCGTCCCATAGGTTCCTGGGAGCAGTGAGGgtgccctccccctccaaaaaaaaaaaaaaacagcgaacTCTCTCCGGAGCCCCttacctgcacccccccccccgggtcgtCCGGGGACGGAGCCGGAGCCTCTGATGGATGCAGAGTGGAGGTCCGTTTGGTGCAGCCGGGGGTTGCGGTTTGCtgtgggattctgggtaatgttTCTGCGGCCCGGTCGGGTCCCGTCAGCGTCACACAGAGGTGGCGGCGACGGCTTGCTTTCCGCTCGCTCTGCCCCGTCTCATCGATCTCGCTGTGGAGTGGCGGTGTAGCGTAACTGAAGTGGGCTTGAGACCCAAAAGCTTTCGGGTTAGAGTCCCGTGGAGAGCGCtgctgttatacccttgagcgagATGCATCACCTGCACTGTTTCCGTAAGCATATATCAGACTGTAGAAGTTGCTTAAGTCCGCTGATGAATTAAGCAGCCTACATTTGACTAATTGTGTCCTTGTCAACAGGCAACACTCCCCAGGGTCTGTGTCGAGAAACGGTTGCGTAAATGCGCCCGTCCTGTGGCTGGCATATAAGGCTTTCCCTGTCAGGGAACACCGGAGCCTTCCGCAGAGGGCCAGGGGTGCAGATCATAACTCTGAGAGAGCTGCTCCGCCAGGCGTAATGAAAGcccagctgtttgtgtgtgtgtgggctgggtTCGTAGGACGGAGGTCTGCGTTGGGTCGGACGTTTGTGTCAGTGAGGCAGCAGAAAACGCACTCTGAATCTCTGTGTCCGTGCTCTTCGTGCGATTAATCTTCCCTAATGCATTACGAGCGGACCGATCCCCAATCGCAGCACTTCTCTGGATGAATTTCTCTCCGGCTCTCGATAAACGCTGGACGGCACTTTTATTCTCGGGAGCAGTAGGAGGCCCATTATCCAATCTTAATAGAAGCTTGATTATTGGATGataaaaatgtcagtgtttGGGGGAAGAGGGGCAATGAGCTTCCAGTCTGTTGTATTTTGTTAAGTGCTTTTTGAATGGTGTGCCCCCTGCGTCTTTACTGCGTTATAACAAAGCGGTCTGATATACTTAACGCAGCGCTCGGTCCATTAGGTCCTGTAAACAGGCTTATTTAGCAGCAGGGGGCTTGGATGGCTTGCTTGTGCGCTGTTTAACTAATCAGTCTTATGAAATGATGCAGGAACATCGGGGCGGCGCAGGCTGCAGGCTCCTGGTGCTGCCGTTGGGCTCCGTGGCACAGTCACTTTGGGTTTTAATGAGTTTGGCCCTGATAAACTCATGCGTGTGATTGTGCGGTTATTTGGTGAGGAGTAATGTCTTAAGGACTCGGCGCTGTGGTTGTAACTGGCTAAGTTGGGGTGTCTGTGAAGCTGTTTGAGGGGGAGGGCTGTGgtgttctgtctctgtcccaaTCGGCTTCTTGTAGGGGGGGTGACCTTTGAGGCCCTTTGTTGATGGGCGCTGTCACTGCTGTATGACTGAGCCGATGCTGGCCGAAGCAGGATGATGCTGAGTCAGGCAGGAGTAATGGAGGGCCGCACTGTCACTGCTGTATGACTGAGCCGGTGCTGGCTGAAGCAGGATGATGCTGAGTCAGGCAGGAGTAATGGAGGGCCGCACTGTCACTGCTGTATGACTGAGCCGATGCTGGCCGAAGCAGGATGATGCTGAGTCAGGCAGGAGTAATGGAGGGCCgcactgtcagtgctgtatgACTGAGCCGATGCTGGCCGAAGCAGGATGATGCTGAGTCAGGCAGGAGTAATGGAGGGCCGCACTGTCACTGCTGTATGACTGAGCCGATGCTGGCCGAAGCAGGATGATGCTGAGTCAGGCAGGAGTAATGGAGGGCCGCACTGTCACTGCTGTATGACTGAGCTGGTGCTGGCCGAAGCAGGATGATGCTGAGTCAGGCAGGAGTAATGGAGGGCCGCACTGTCACTGCTGTATGACTGAGCCGATGCTGGCCGAAGCAGGATGATGCTGAGTCAGGCAGGAGTAATGGAGGGCCGCACTGTCACTGCTGTATGACTGAGCCGATGCTGGCCGAAGCAGGATGATGCTGAGTCAGGCAGGAGTAATGGAGGGCCgcactgtcagtgctgtatgACTGAGCCGATGCTGGCCGAAGCAGGATGATGCTGAGTCAGGCAGGAGTAATGGAGGGCCGCACTGTCACTGCTGTATGACTGAGCCGATGCTGGCCGAAGCAGGATGATGCTGAGTCAGGCAGGAGTAATGGAGGGCCGCACTGTCACTGCTGTATGACTGAGCCGGTGCTGGCCGAAGCAGGATGATGCTGAGTCAGGCAGGAGTAATGGAGGGCCGCACTGTCACTGCTGTATGACTGAGCCGGTGCTGGCTGAAGCAGGATGATGCTGAGTCAGGCAGGAGTAATGGAGGG contains:
- the zcchc8 gene encoding zinc finger CCHC domain-containing protein 8, which codes for MAEFDFGDSELFQQLDEGRSTSTHIRFEQEEEDPEEVNELREKLEECEETINRLQLENQDLKRKLNILARPSGLNLEDNKLDGPLLQILFANNDISKQCRQEIEDCIYGLVQKHMLQQKQETEKSSFHLKPQPSSFVLEEDHKVKISDPIKKIRDAFSMVGSVLYFTSFCLDRLGQPLLNENPQLTDGWEVPKYQQVFCQVVAAEGQDLQMKDNKRPKPCCFNCGAEDHQLRDCPKPKDMARINEKRKEFSGGNNQSNQRYHAEEVEERFGKYKPGIVSEELLGALGVTEHTLPPFIYRMRQLGYPPGWLKEAELESSGLALYDGKVSSDGEIAEDDNYQSHKISYDVSKLVNFPGFNVSTPADITDDWRLYGSVPMQAEHMKKNFAAYLSTNYPMPGSNCNKRAHESDSTPRQTKKRRSDVNSSRCSDMDVDSGSETPRSSRSSDSFQFQPPLPPGSPSFGSPPPLPRGTPPATPTPPPLPKDTPPSTPANGSPALRGRGCEEVGEEDALTLEELEEQQRLIWEALENADTATNSDSETPAVGTPIISSSGASSPAHIDTETEVEEEEEAAKGDEEAMKQEEEATKGDEEAMEEEEAMKVEEEAKVGVEEEEEEEGVEKSERSEETSSRNDEGRCVLAGEGRAEDEEDEVKVVGEVTGEPEPPQASENASAPGPVCRDSKTETPPGEAGKVASVPHRSRFAAGIIPFEDTPEYKDVAEATGVYLRIRDLLKFSPRNQAKNKK